In Tachysurus fulvidraco isolate hzauxx_2018 chromosome 11, HZAU_PFXX_2.0, whole genome shotgun sequence, one DNA window encodes the following:
- the cep57 gene encoding centrosomal protein of 57 kDa isoform X2 translates to MSQMLDCVSLASYTEYPTDRPFINTHTTHRPAKPVKAFPESSSAAILSALQNLQEKIHRLELERMREERNLKKLSGENPHKRNIPEREPHEDRDSHRPRKHEFASHLAAAEIKCARLEKQLDLMKRTVRSTESDRTAMLKHQECVRSSSDVCEKLERLEQDYRRLTHTQNNAEVKIRELECKLQEEEHHRKLIQDKAAQLQTGLEANRVLMESVWSRPHRSSKSTKKKLQSKPLQQRHSHTQPHYRLSLGDVPFVAGTSTGTSHSVRANVQHVLHLLKQHNPQLCNERVLRANGKEASECQSCSSSSSLSSSSCSKELSELLQALQDEFAHFSFKHQELGKQVQACRSDRLRQDLEREMENLVKKMEEKGEQIAKVRRHQAQVEKLKKQSRQHEGELKFTSALKAKSKPGERSKDSLRLLKDMRTLQTSLSLDQHYWDY, encoded by the exons cGATTCTCTCAGCACTGCAGAACCTACAGGAGAAAATTCACAGGTTGGAACTGGAGCGAATGCGAGAGGAACGGAACCTTAAGAAGCTCTCGGGGGAGAACCCTCACAAACGGAACATTCCAGAGAGAGAACCACACGAGGACAGAGACTCTCACAGACCCAGGAAACATG agtttgcctCTCACTTAGCAGCAGCCGAAATAAAATGCGCTCGGTTGGAGAAGCAGTTGGACTTAATGAAAAGAACAGTGAGGAGCACAGAGTCGGACCGAACAGCCATGCTCAAACACCAG gagtgtgtgcGTAGCtccagtgatgtgtgtgagaagtTGGAGAGGTTGGAGCAGGACTACaggagactgacacacacacagaacaatgcTGAGGTCAAAATCCGAGAGCTGGAATGTAAACTACAGGAGGAGGAACATCACAGGAAACTCATTCAGGATAAAGCTGCTCAG TTACAGACAGGCCTCGAAGCCAATCGTGTTCTGATGGAGTCCGTGTGGTCCCGCCCACATCGCTCCTCCAAGAGCACGAAGAAGAAACTTCAATCCAAG CCTTTGCAGCAGAGACATTCTCATACACAGCCTCACTACAGACTGAGCCTGGGGGATGTACCATTTGTGGCTGGAACA TCCACAGGGACGAGTCACTCTGTCCGCGCTAACGTACAGCATGTCCTCCACCTCCTGAAGCAACACAACCCTCAGCTGTGTAATGAGCGTGTTCTGAGAGCCAATGGGAAAGAGGCATCTGAGTGTCAATCGTGCAGTagctcctcctctctctcctcctcttcctgtaGCAAGGAGCTTTCAGAGCTGCTGCAGGCTCTACAGGACGAGTTCGCACACTTCAGCTT caaGCACCAGGAGTTGGGGAAGCAGGTCCAGGCGTGTCGCTCTGACAGACTGAGACAGGATTTGGAACGAGAGATGGAGAACCTGGTGAAGAAGATGGAGGAAAAGGGGGAACAGATCGCTAAAGTGCGACGACATCAGGCTCAG gTGGAGAAGTTAAAGAAGCAGTCTCGTCAGCATGAAGGTGAATTGAAGTTCACATCTGCACTGAAGGCCAAGTCCAAACCAGGAGAGCGCAGTAAGGACAGTCTGCGTTTGCTCAAGGACATGCGCACACTGCAGACTTCACTGAGCCTGGACCAACACTACTGGgattactga
- the cep57 gene encoding centrosomal protein of 57 kDa isoform X1 codes for MSQMLDCVSLASYTEYPTDRPFINTHTTHRPAKPVKAFPESSSAAILSALQNLQEKIHRLELERMREERNLKKLSGENPHKRNIPEREPHEDRDSHRPRKHEFASHLAAAEIKCARLEKQLDLMKRTVRSTESDRTAMLKHQECVRSSSDVCEKLERLEQDYRRLTHTQNNAEVKIRELECKLQEEEHHRKLIQDKAAQLQTGLEANRVLMESVWSRPHRSSKSTKKKLQSKKPLQQRHSHTQPHYRLSLGDVPFVAGTSTGTSHSVRANVQHVLHLLKQHNPQLCNERVLRANGKEASECQSCSSSSSLSSSSCSKELSELLQALQDEFAHFSFKHQELGKQVQACRSDRLRQDLEREMENLVKKMEEKGEQIAKVRRHQAQVEKLKKQSRQHEGELKFTSALKAKSKPGERSKDSLRLLKDMRTLQTSLSLDQHYWDY; via the exons cGATTCTCTCAGCACTGCAGAACCTACAGGAGAAAATTCACAGGTTGGAACTGGAGCGAATGCGAGAGGAACGGAACCTTAAGAAGCTCTCGGGGGAGAACCCTCACAAACGGAACATTCCAGAGAGAGAACCACACGAGGACAGAGACTCTCACAGACCCAGGAAACATG agtttgcctCTCACTTAGCAGCAGCCGAAATAAAATGCGCTCGGTTGGAGAAGCAGTTGGACTTAATGAAAAGAACAGTGAGGAGCACAGAGTCGGACCGAACAGCCATGCTCAAACACCAG gagtgtgtgcGTAGCtccagtgatgtgtgtgagaagtTGGAGAGGTTGGAGCAGGACTACaggagactgacacacacacagaacaatgcTGAGGTCAAAATCCGAGAGCTGGAATGTAAACTACAGGAGGAGGAACATCACAGGAAACTCATTCAGGATAAAGCTGCTCAG TTACAGACAGGCCTCGAAGCCAATCGTGTTCTGATGGAGTCCGTGTGGTCCCGCCCACATCGCTCCTCCAAGAGCACGAAGAAGAAACTTCAATCCAAG AAGCCTTTGCAGCAGAGACATTCTCATACACAGCCTCACTACAGACTGAGCCTGGGGGATGTACCATTTGTGGCTGGAACA TCCACAGGGACGAGTCACTCTGTCCGCGCTAACGTACAGCATGTCCTCCACCTCCTGAAGCAACACAACCCTCAGCTGTGTAATGAGCGTGTTCTGAGAGCCAATGGGAAAGAGGCATCTGAGTGTCAATCGTGCAGTagctcctcctctctctcctcctcttcctgtaGCAAGGAGCTTTCAGAGCTGCTGCAGGCTCTACAGGACGAGTTCGCACACTTCAGCTT caaGCACCAGGAGTTGGGGAAGCAGGTCCAGGCGTGTCGCTCTGACAGACTGAGACAGGATTTGGAACGAGAGATGGAGAACCTGGTGAAGAAGATGGAGGAAAAGGGGGAACAGATCGCTAAAGTGCGACGACATCAGGCTCAG gTGGAGAAGTTAAAGAAGCAGTCTCGTCAGCATGAAGGTGAATTGAAGTTCACATCTGCACTGAAGGCCAAGTCCAAACCAGGAGAGCGCAGTAAGGACAGTCTGCGTTTGCTCAAGGACATGCGCACACTGCAGACTTCACTGAGCCTGGACCAACACTACTGGgattactga